TATATCAAATGGCCCTAAAACGGTCAGGGTGGTGTTCTGATTATCTAACTCCTGCAGTCGCTGCTCGAATCCTAGTTTAAAGAATTGGAAGATCTCTTCTATAAAAATAAAACCGCCAATAAAAAAGAGAATAAAAACACTGATGGTAATAATTAATCGCTTCCGAAGTTCCCCTAAGTGCTCCGTTACATTCATTTCTTTATCTAAATTATTATGTCCGTGTTCCATTGCTGCACCTCCAAATGGGAGCGTCGATTCCATTTTCATGAAAGAAGATGTAAGAGACTTTGCCCCTTACATCTCCTTATACAAACACTTTAAGCATTTTTGTCTTGCTTTTGATCAATCTTCTTGGAATCTTCAGAATCACCACTAGTGAGGTCTGATGTTGCTTTTTTAAATTCACGTAGTGAACTACCAACAGCTTTACCAACCTCAGGAAGTTTAGAAGGTCCAAAAATGACAAGAGCAATCACTAAAATAAGTATAAGACCAGGTACGCCAATTGAGCCTAACATAATCACCACTCCATGTCTTTATTATTGTTGAGTGTTAGGGGATGTTTGATCTTGATTAGAAGAATTTCCTTTAGATTCAATGATCGTCTGATCATCTTCATCATTCGTCAATTCCCGGGCTGATTTCTTAAATTCCTTTAATGTCTGCCCTGTTGCCTTACCAATTTCAGGTAACTTTTTGGGCCCAAAAATGATAAGTGTAATTGCAAGGATCAGGATTAACCCTGGAATACCAATTGTTGATAACATGTCCTCACCGTCCCTTGTCCAAATGGCAGTCATTCTAACTGCGCATTTTTTCTAATTGGATCTATTATTTTAAGTTTCTCACAAACATCCGTACTCTAAACAGATCCATGATAAATTATTTCTAATATCCACGGGAAAAATATGTCTTTCGTCTTCGATTGTAAGCCTTTTTATATGTTTTGTCTATGTTTCATCTATAATTCTAGATAGACGTTCTTCCTTTATGTCCACTAAAGATCTCTTCCTTATAAAAAAACTCATGCAACAACCTGCATGAGTTTCATTCTTACTTTCGGTCATATTGACAGAAGTAATATTCGTATGGATTCTTATCGTCCTGTTTACCTTGCTCTTTTTTCGTAAGTATCCATTCATCTTTATTAAATGGAGGGAAGTAAGTGTCACCAACGAAGTCTTCCTCAATTCGTGTAATATACATCCGATCTGCCTCACCAAGAGTTTGTTCAAAGATGTGACTTCCTCCTATGATGAGGTACTCTTTATCAGGGTTTTGTTTATTCCATTCAAATACTGGATCCAAGCTATGGATTACTTTGCAACCCTCAGCTTTAAAGTCCTCATCTCGTGTCAGAACCACATTTTCTCGATTAGGCAACGGTCCATTCATTGACTCAAATGTTTTCCTACCCATTATTATGGTCTTTCCAGTTGAAACCGATTTAAAAAATTTCAAGTCATTAGGCAATCTCCAAGGTAAATCATTATCTCTTCCTATTAAGCGATTTCGATCCATTGCGACTAAAAATGAGAGCATTTGTTCTTCCTCCTTCTCAGCAACTAGACAGCAACAGGTGCTTTAATACGGGGGTGCGGGTCGTATCCGTCTAGTGTAATATCTTCGATCTCTACATCAAAAATCGATTTCCCTTCTTTTTCAATTTTCAAAGAAGGAAGTGGTCTCATCTCGCGAGAGAGTTGAGTTTTAATCTGCTCAATGTGATTGGTATAAATATGAGCATCCCCAATCGTATGGATAAACTCCCCAACCTCAAGACCGCACTCTTCAGCTATTAAATGAGTAAGTAGGGCGTAGCTTGCAATATTAAAAGGAATGCCTAAGAAAACATCACCACTCCGCTGGTATAGCTGGCAGCTTAACTTCCCATTTACCACATAGAACTGGAATAATATATGACAAGGAGGTAAGGCTGCACGATCTGGCGTGATATCTTCAGGGTTCCATGCAGATACAATTAGTCTTCTTGAATCAGGGGATGTTTTTATATCATGAATGACCTGCTTAATCTGATCTATCGTATGACCTTGAGAGGACTCCCAGTTACGCCATTGCTTACCATACACATTCCCAAGATCTCCGTATGTATCAGCAAAGGTACCATCTTCTAAAATGCGTTCTTTGAAACGATTCATTTGCTCTTTGTACTGTTCATGGAAGTCATCGTCCTGTTGACTTCGCAGACCAAAATTCGTCATATCAGGTCCTGTGTAGTCATCACTTTCTACCCACTGTTTAAATGGCCATTCGTTCCAAATGTTATTGTTATGCTTGAGGAGATAACGAATATTCGTGTCTCCTTTTAAGAACCATAAAAGTTCGCTTTTAATAAGACGAAAAGGAACTTGCTTTGTCGTCAAGAGCGGAAACCCTTTTGATAGATCAAAGCGCATCTGATAACCGAAAGTGGACAGGGTCCCTGTACCGGTACGGTCACCTTTATGAGCCCCATGTTCTAAAATATATCGACACATATCTAAGTATGCTTTTTCATTTGTTTCCAAAACTGACACCTCGTTCTCTCTAAAACTATTCCGAGACATTATATCATATATCCTCAATTTTATTAGCCTCAAAACAAAATTCAAATTCGCTAAAAGGAACCATCTTTTTTTAATTTTTACATTCCCATTCTTCGTAGAATTGGTCTAAGTAACATTTTAAAAAATCATGCCTTTGTTGACCGATCTTTCTAGCAGAGTCAGTATTCAGGAGGCTTTGTAACGTTAAAAGCTTCTCATAAAAATGCTGAATTGTTGTTTTTTCTGATGTTTCATTATGTATAGCTTGTCCCTTTGCCCCTCCATATGCAAACGCGCGCGCAACTCCTATCGCTCCCATTGCATCTAACCGGTCTGCATCCTGAACAATTCTTCCCTCTAGTGAGGTTGGAACTTGGTGACCTGTTTTAAATGAAACGTTCTCCATCGCTATAAAAATTTGATCTTGAACCTCTGAGGAAACGTACATTGATCGAAGTAAATCAATTATAACCTGTCTTTCTCGATCAGGGTCATCTGTCAGCTTCGGATCCATAACGTCATGTAACCAACCTGCTATCTCACATACAACCGGGTCTGCGCCTTCCTGTAAAGCTAATCTCTTTCCTGTTATAGCAACCCGCTTCATATGATAATAATCATGTCCTGTAGCGTCATGTGTAAAACGATTATAAATAAATGATGATAATTGCTCCAAAGTGTTCTTCTTCATAAGCCCCCCTAATCCTGGAATAAATCCATTTGTCTCGGATTTAAATTGTCATAATTGACCTCGCACAGATCTATAAATTGTTTAGCATTATCAGCAGCGTCTCCACCGGAATTGTTATTAAACAGAACCGTTACGTGTTCACACTGTTCTAACAATGTTTTCACATTTCTCTTCCATTCGCTCAACTCTTCTTCGTTATATCTGTATAAGAAACGAACTTCTCTCCAATCTTCTCGGCCATTTTTATTCCAGCCATGTACATTTCGACCATGTAATCGAACAAGTGTCTCCTCAGAATGTGTGGCTCTAAGAACAGTAGGAGCAGAACCTTCTCCAGCTTGAGGTTCATCCACTACACCATGAATCCAATTATTTTCATCCATAAACGATAGTGTCTGTTCTCTATAAGAACTAGAGTACCACGTCTGGTTTCTAAATTCTAAAGCAACTGGTAAATCTCCCATGAGCTCACGAATAACACGGAGTTTCTGAACATTTTCTTTCGACACAGAAAACCATGGTGGAAATTGAAACAATACAAACCTTAGTTTCCCGGCATCTACTAACGGTTGAATGGAATCTTTATACGCGATAAACATATCACGTACTTCTTCTGACGATAGTTTCTCTTTATGATGCCCTGTCATTTTATTATAGGCTTTTACAACAAATGAGAAA
The nucleotide sequence above comes from Pontibacillus chungwhensis. Encoded proteins:
- a CDS encoding twin-arginine translocase TatA/TatE family subunit gives rise to the protein MLGSIGVPGLILILVIALVIFGPSKLPEVGKAVGSSLREFKKATSDLTSGDSEDSKKIDQKQDKNA
- the tatA gene encoding twin-arginine translocase TatA/TatE family subunit — its product is MLSTIGIPGLILILAITLIIFGPKKLPEIGKATGQTLKEFKKSARELTNDEDDQTIIESKGNSSNQDQTSPNTQQ
- a CDS encoding dihydrofolate reductase, which gives rise to MLSFLVAMDRNRLIGRDNDLPWRLPNDLKFFKSVSTGKTIIMGRKTFESMNGPLPNRENVVLTRDEDFKAEGCKVIHSLDPVFEWNKQNPDKEYLIIGGSHIFEQTLGEADRMYITRIEEDFVGDTYFPPFNKDEWILTKKEQGKQDDKNPYEYYFCQYDRK
- a CDS encoding thymidylate synthase, whose product is METNEKAYLDMCRYILEHGAHKGDRTGTGTLSTFGYQMRFDLSKGFPLLTTKQVPFRLIKSELLWFLKGDTNIRYLLKHNNNIWNEWPFKQWVESDDYTGPDMTNFGLRSQQDDDFHEQYKEQMNRFKERILEDGTFADTYGDLGNVYGKQWRNWESSQGHTIDQIKQVIHDIKTSPDSRRLIVSAWNPEDITPDRAALPPCHILFQFYVVNGKLSCQLYQRSGDVFLGIPFNIASYALLTHLIAEECGLEVGEFIHTIGDAHIYTNHIEQIKTQLSREMRPLPSLKIEKEGKSIFDVEIEDITLDGYDPHPRIKAPVAV
- a CDS encoding HD domain-containing protein, whose protein sequence is MKKNTLEQLSSFIYNRFTHDATGHDYYHMKRVAITGKRLALQEGADPVVCEIAGWLHDVMDPKLTDDPDRERQVIIDLLRSMYVSSEVQDQIFIAMENVSFKTGHQVPTSLEGRIVQDADRLDAMGAIGVARAFAYGGAKGQAIHNETSEKTTIQHFYEKLLTLQSLLNTDSARKIGQQRHDFLKCYLDQFYEEWECKN
- a CDS encoding DUF72 domain-containing protein, with amino-acid sequence MMNVSIGVTGWGDHDQLYPTGTKNHEKLSAYASHFPVVEIDSAFYAIQPRRNYEKWVKETPDGFSFVVKAYNKMTGHHKEKLSSEEVRDMFIAYKDSIQPLVDAGKLRFVLFQFPPWFSVSKENVQKLRVIRELMGDLPVALEFRNQTWYSSSYREQTLSFMDENNWIHGVVDEPQAGEGSAPTVLRATHSEETLVRLHGRNVHGWNKNGREDWREVRFLYRYNEEELSEWKRNVKTLLEQCEHVTVLFNNNSGGDAADNAKQFIDLCEVNYDNLNPRQMDLFQD